From one Natrinema saccharevitans genomic stretch:
- a CDS encoding archaea-specific SMC-related protein: MTWNIEIENIAGILDGKTTIEPGLNAVRGSNWQGKSSFIEAIKTALGTSTELTENKDSGRVKLQTPDRDITVTLARENGTVRRSGTPYLENEYDVIRTELFACLDERNEVRSAVRQGENLEEVLMRPLDFQNIDEQIADLKREREQIQSELSQAREAKKRLPGVQEQVTQLEKEIEELREKRDEITASDSEEGTNEDEDASPQQRLSDVQTELNQAENQIDRLERTIERTEDRLQQRRSELESLEIPEDDDIEGKLATARDKLQQIERDSEVLQSVYSANEMVLKENRLDLLTEVERELTEDNVVCWTCGNEAQREEMEERLDQLGDKITDLRAQKEQYHDRVQELEARREEIDQAERRKRDLESEITELEDTLADRRQSLDEAEERYRDAQEEVEELSDAVDETVEAISDVESKIKYREAELNDVRDELSQLETRAEQVETLEAESEEIRSEIEELRNRKDRIKHRAREAFDEAMDEILSRFGTGFETARLTADFDLVVARDGREASLDALSEGELELIGFVAALAGYESFDVDEAVPLLLVDGLGGLADDNLHTLVEYLHERTEYLVFTAYPEYTAFEGREIDPSNWAVATNRQAITD; the protein is encoded by the coding sequence ATGACTTGGAATATCGAAATCGAAAACATCGCTGGAATACTCGACGGAAAGACGACCATCGAACCGGGGTTGAACGCTGTTAGAGGCTCGAACTGGCAGGGAAAATCGAGCTTCATCGAGGCCATCAAGACTGCACTCGGAACGTCGACGGAACTGACCGAAAACAAGGATAGCGGCCGGGTGAAGCTCCAGACACCCGACCGTGATATCACGGTCACTCTCGCCCGCGAGAACGGAACCGTCCGGCGGAGCGGTACCCCGTACCTCGAAAACGAGTACGACGTCATTCGAACGGAGCTGTTCGCCTGTCTCGACGAGCGGAACGAGGTCCGCAGTGCCGTTCGCCAGGGAGAGAACTTGGAGGAGGTTCTCATGCGCCCGCTCGATTTTCAGAATATCGACGAACAAATTGCCGATCTGAAACGCGAACGCGAACAGATACAGTCGGAGCTCTCACAGGCGAGAGAGGCGAAAAAACGCCTACCCGGCGTACAGGAACAAGTCACCCAACTCGAGAAAGAGATCGAGGAGTTACGCGAAAAGCGCGACGAAATCACCGCCAGCGACTCTGAGGAGGGAACTAACGAAGACGAGGACGCGTCACCACAGCAACGGTTAAGTGACGTCCAGACGGAACTGAATCAGGCCGAAAACCAGATCGATAGACTGGAACGGACCATCGAACGGACCGAAGACCGTCTCCAGCAGCGCAGATCGGAGCTCGAGTCGCTCGAAATTCCAGAGGACGATGATATCGAGGGGAAACTTGCAACTGCCCGAGACAAACTGCAACAAATCGAACGGGACTCCGAGGTACTGCAGTCAGTGTACTCCGCGAACGAGATGGTTCTAAAGGAAAATCGACTCGATCTCTTGACGGAGGTCGAGCGCGAATTAACGGAAGACAACGTGGTTTGTTGGACCTGCGGGAACGAGGCCCAGCGTGAGGAGATGGAGGAACGGCTCGACCAGCTTGGTGACAAAATCACGGATCTGCGGGCACAGAAAGAGCAGTATCACGATAGAGTACAGGAACTCGAAGCCCGCCGCGAAGAGATCGATCAGGCGGAGCGTCGAAAGCGTGATCTGGAAAGTGAGATAACGGAACTGGAGGACACGCTCGCCGATCGGCGTCAGAGTCTCGACGAAGCGGAGGAACGGTACCGAGACGCCCAAGAAGAGGTCGAAGAGCTCTCAGACGCCGTCGACGAGACCGTCGAAGCGATCTCCGACGTTGAAAGCAAAATAAAGTATCGTGAAGCAGAACTGAACGACGTCAGAGACGAGCTATCCCAACTCGAAACTCGGGCCGAACAAGTCGAGACGCTCGAGGCCGAGAGCGAAGAAATTCGGTCCGAGATCGAAGAACTCCGGAATCGCAAAGACAGGATCAAACACCGCGCTCGAGAGGCGTTCGACGAAGCGATGGATGAAATTCTTTCCCGGTTTGGAACGGGGTTCGAAACCGCCCGTCTCACCGCCGACTTCGATCTGGTCGTCGCTCGTGACGGCCGAGAAGCCAGTCTCGATGCCCTCAGTGAGGGCGAACTCGAACTTATCGGCTTCGTCGCAGCGCTCGCAGGCTACGAATCGTTCGACGTCGACGAGGCGGTGCCGCTTCTGCTCGTCGACGGTCTCGGCGGGCTAGCGGACGACAACCTGCATACTCTAGTCGAGTACCTTCACGAACGAACGGAGTACCTCGTGTTCACCGCATATCCGGAGTACACGGCTTTCGAGGGCCGTGAGATAGACCCCAGCAATTGGGCGGTCGCGACAAACAGGCAGGCCATCACTGACTGA
- the rdfA gene encoding rod-determining factor RdfA, with the protein MPTDPGCKVDAAVERYGLESADPRYESIDEGLLARWKGLDDRAPMGYRSLTEWFNKRLLKQVYDEHGRDSLGARVDSDYEALRSDGELVREEMIESLSADGIDGDQVLEDMVSYGTMRNHLQECLGGDKSPQTAETEWERESIEVAREVTREKAERALSSLESKGQIEGVESSSIAVQIQLSCESCPTRIPFEVAVEQGYVCEKHDKTHATSH; encoded by the coding sequence ATGCCAACTGATCCCGGTTGCAAAGTGGATGCTGCCGTCGAACGGTACGGTTTGGAATCCGCCGATCCGAGGTACGAATCGATCGATGAGGGACTCCTCGCCCGGTGGAAAGGGCTAGATGACCGGGCACCGATGGGGTACCGATCGCTCACGGAGTGGTTCAACAAACGCCTCCTCAAACAGGTGTACGATGAGCACGGTCGCGATTCGCTGGGGGCTCGCGTCGATAGCGATTACGAGGCGCTACGCAGTGACGGCGAACTAGTCCGTGAGGAAATGATCGAGAGCCTCTCGGCAGACGGAATCGACGGCGATCAGGTTCTCGAGGACATGGTATCGTACGGGACGATGAGAAACCACCTACAGGAGTGTCTCGGCGGGGACAAATCGCCACAGACTGCCGAGACGGAGTGGGAGCGCGAGAGCATCGAAGTAGCTCGTGAGGTCACGAGGGAGAAAGCCGAACGTGCACTATCGTCTCTGGAGTCGAAAGGGCAGATCGAAGGCGTCGAATCGTCATCCATTGCGGTTCAAATCCAACTCAGTTGCGAATCCTGTCCGACTCGTATCCCGTTCGAAGTAGCGGTTGAGCAGGGCTACGTCTGCGAAAAGCACGACAAAACGCACGCCACCTCTCACTGA